A window of Aquibium oceanicum genomic DNA:
GGATCGAAGGGCCGGTCCTTGAGCACGGTTTCGGGCCAGTCGGCGTGCAGCGGGACGTCGGGGAAACGGTCGGGTGTGGCGAAGGCGGTGCGCGGGTCGATGATCTCGATGTCGTAGCCCGCGATCCGGGCCATCGGAGCGAGCGCCTGGCTGATGTGGACCGCGCCGATAACCACCAGCCGTGGCGGCGGCAGATGAACGTTGAGGAAATGCTTGCGGCCGTCCGACTCGACCGTGCCGGACTTGCCGGACCGGAAGGCTTTCGCGACCGGCTCGGCGAGGCCGCCGGAAACGCGATCGTTCTCGCGCACCACACGGTCGCTTCCGTCAGTCAGGTCAGTGACCAAGATGACGGCGCGGCGTGCGCGGCGGGCCTCGTTGATCTCCTTCAGAGACTTCGGATCCATCGGCGTCTCCCGTCAGCCCAGCCGCTCGACGTAGACGCTGATCCGGCCGCCGCAGGACAGGCCCACCTGCCAGGCCGTCTCGTCGGCCACGCCGAATTCCAGCATGCGCGGCTTGCCGCTTTCGAGGATGTCGATGGCCTCGGCGACCACCGCGCCTTCCACGCACCCGCCCGAGACGGAGCCCTGGAAGTTGCCTTCGGCATCAATGACGAGATGGCTGCCGACCGGGCGCGGCGCCGAGCCCCAGGTCTCGACCACGGTGGCGATGGCCACGTCGCGGCCCTCGTTTTTCCAGGTCTCGGCAACGGTCAGCGGGTCGATGGTTTCGTCGAATGCTGCGGAATGGTCCATGGCGGTTCTCCCCGACAAGATATGGTCACGCCGCTTGCCGATTGCCAAGCAGCGAGAGATAGCGCCGCGGATCAGCATCGCGGGAGCGGGTCTGCGACAGCGAGGCGCACAGGTCCTCCAGCGCGTTCAGCGTATGCACGGGGCGGAACTCGTCGACGTGCGGCAGCATGGTGCGCACTCCCCTCGCCTTCGGCTCGAAGCCGTCGAACCTCAGCAGCGGATTGAGCCAAATCAGCCGGCGGCACGACTTGTGCAGGCGGTCGATCTCCGTCTCCAGCATGGCGACGTCGTCGCGTTCCAAGCCGTCTGTGATGAGGAGCACCACGGCGCCCTGGCTCAGCACGCGGCGCGACCAGACCCGGTTGAACTCGTGCAGCGTCTGGCCGATCCGCGTCCCACCGGACCAGTCGCGCACGGCGAGCGAGCAATCCGCCAGCGCCTCGTCCGGATCGCGGTGACGCATCTGGCGCGTCAGGTTGGTCAGCCGCGTGCCGAAGACGAAGGTGTGCACGCGGCGGCGCTTCTCCGTCAGCGCGTGCAGGAAATGCAGGAAGATGCGGGTGTACTGGCTCATCGAGCCGGAGATGTCGGCAAGCACCACCAGCGGCGGATGGATTTCGCGTTGAGAGCGAAACTTCGGCAGGATCAGGTCGCCGCCCGTCCGCAGGCCGGTGCGCAGCATGGCGCGCGCGTCGGTGCGCCGGCCGCGCGGGTCGGACTTGTAGCGACGGGTTTTCACGAGATCGAACGGCAGGCGCAGGTTGGCAATCTCGCGCTTGGCATCGGAAATCTCGCGCGCAGTCATCTGAGCGAAATCCTTGCCGCGCAGCACCTCGCTGCCGGAGAAGGTGAAGCGGGCGTCGACCTCGACCTCGGGGATTTCCTGGGGTTTCTTCTTGTTCTCGTGCCCTTCGAACATGGCGTCCGCCACGCGGCTCTCGGCCGCGCGCGGCTTCTGGCGCTCGCGTGTGTCCGGCGCGACGGGCGAGAACATGGCGAGCATCTTTTCCACCAGCTCGCGCGATTTCCAGTAGAGGCGGAAAGCCTCGTCGAAGGTGGCATGGTCCTCGCGGCGCGTCACCAGCACCGAATGCAGCACCCAGTAGAAGTCGTCGCGGGTTCCGATGCCGGCGGCCAGCACCGCCTCGATGGCATCCTTCACCGCAGCCGGCCCGACCCGCATGCCCGCCTTGCGTAGCGCGCGGGCGAAATAGACGATGTTGTCGGCGAGCCGGCCGTCGGGCTTGGCGGCATTCCGTACCGTGATATTATCCGGCCTGGTCGTCATTGGAGGTGTCCGGCATTGACAAGAGCTGTCGAACCGCCAAGGCGTCGTCGACTGAACCAGGACGAGAAAAGAGAGCTGAGGGCGGCGGATGCCCAGCTCTTCGCGAAGAAATATGGCCGGAAATCGCAAAAGGGTGTGGAACCGAACGACCGCAAGTACGACCGCGAATTCGGGGAGCGGCTGAAACAGATTGAGCCGGACGAACTCGACCAACTGCTGAGGCACGGGGAAGAGTAGCCGCGCATCGCCCTATCCCGCAGCGGACATCTCGGCCTGAACTTCCTTCAGGAGCCGCCGGCCCTCGCCCTGCTCGATGCGGGCGATGTCGTCCTGGTACTTCAGCAGGACGCCGATCGTGTCGGAGACCGTCTCGGGATCGAGCGCGATCTTGTCGAGTTCGGTCAGCGCGCTTGCCCAGTCGATCGTCTCGGCGACGCCCGGAGACTTGAAGAGATCGAGCTCGCGCAGCTTCTGGATGAAGCGCACGAGTTCGGCGGAAAGCTTGCGGTTGGCGCCGGGCACCTTGCGGTGGACGATCTCCAGTTCGCGTGCTGCGTCCGGATAGTCGACCCAGTGATAGAGGCAGCGCCGCTTCAGCGCATCGTGGATCTCGCGGGTGCGGTTGGTGGTGATGACGACGATGGGCGGCTCCTCCGCCTTGATCGTCCCGATCTCCGGAACCGTGACCTGGTAGTCCGACAGGATTTCCAGCAGGAACGCCTCGAACGCCTCGTCGGTGCGGTCGAGTTCGTCGATGAGAAGCACCGGCGCGCGGCCGCCCGTGCCCGACAGCGCGTCGAGGATCGGCCGCCGGATCAGGTATTTTTCGGAGAAGACGTTCTTCTCCATGAGGTCGCGGTCGGTCTGGCCGGCGGCCTCGTCCATGCGGATCTCGATCATCTGGGCGGCATAGTTCCACTCGTAGACGGCCGAGGAAACATCCAGTCCTTCGTAGCACTGGAGGCGGATGAGCCGGCGTCCGAGGGCGCTGGCCAGCACCTTGGCGATCTCCGTCTTGCCGACGCCGGCTTCGCCTTCGAGGAACAGCGGCCGCTTCATGCGCAGGCTGAGGAACAGCACGGTCGCCAGTGCGCGATCGGCGACATAGTCGGCACCTTCGAGAAGCGCCATGGTCTCGTCGATCGACTGCGGAAGCGGGTGGCTGTCCGGACTGCTCATGAAATCTCCATGAAGGGCGGGCCGCTAAAGCACATGATAGGAGCGGCGATGATAGAGGAGCGGGCGCGAATCGTCGCCGACATGGAGCGCCCTCACCCGCCCGAAGAGCACACGGTGGGTGGCGAAGTCCTTGGCCTCGACGAGTTCGCAATCGAACACCGCGAGCGCGTCGGGGAGCGTCGGAGCGCCGGTGGCGATCTTTTCCCAGCCGCCGCTCTCGAACCGTTCGGCCTGGGATTTGCCGGTGAGGCCGGAAAAATCGGACGCCAGGGGCTCGTGCCTGGCGCCGAGCGTGTTCAGCGCGAAGACGCCGTTGTCGCGGAAGCGGTCGTTATCCTCATTCTCCCGGTTGAGGCAGACGAGGATCGTCGGCGGATTGTCGGAGACGGAACAGGCGGCGATGACGGTCGCGCCGCGCCTTCCGGCGGCACCGTCCGTGGTCACGATGTGAACCGCACCGGCGAAATTCGCCATGGCGTCGCGGTAGTGGCCGGGCTCGATCTGGCTCTTCTTCAACACGAGGCAGGGCTTTCGGGGAAGGCGTGGGGCATGAGCGCCAATATAGGGTTATGCGGCAAAGCCACAAGCCGGGCCGCCGAGCCGCATTGCATCGCCGCCGAACCTTCTTTACCAGCGTTGCTGACACGCTGGGCGAGAACGAAAAAACCACCCGATGTCCAAGCACATCCTTCCGGCACTTCTTCTGATCGGCCTGTCTACCGGCTCCGCCTCGGCTGAAACGCTCGGCCTTGCGGCCCCGCTGTCGGACACCGCGGCACTGCTGGGCGAACAGATGCGCGCCGGTGCGGCAGCCGCGATCGAGGCGGCAGGCGGCGATAACGAACTCGACGTCCGTGACACCGAATGCACGGCCGAGGGCGGCACCGCCGCCGCGCGGCATTTCGTCGAGGCCAAGGTGGCGGCCGTTACCGGGTTCCTGTGCGTCGAAGCGATCGAGGCGGCGATGCCGATTCTGGCCGAGGCCGGGATCCCGGTGATCACGACTGGGGTTCGGGTCGACAGCCTGACCGACCGGAAGGAAAAGACCGGCTGGTCGGTCTTTCGGCTCGCGCCCCGCACCGACGAGGAACTGGCGGCGGTCTCGAGGATCCTGACCGACCGCTGGCGCGACGAGCTGTTCGCGGTGATCGACGACGGCACGATCTACGGGCGCGAACTGGCGGAGGGATTCCGCCTCGCCGCCGAGCAGTCCGGGCTGAAACCGGTGTTCACCGACACGTTCCGCCCGCAGCTCGAAAACCAGATCGCGCTGGCTGGCCGGCTGCGCAAGGCCGGCGCGACGCATGTCTTTGCCGGCGGCGACCGGGCCGACATCGCCATCCTCGGCCGGGACGCGGCCGAACTCGGCTACGACCTCGTGATCGCCGGCGGCGAGGCGCTGCGGGCGGCGCGCGACGAGGTCGACCTCGTGCCCGGAACGCTGATGATCGGGCTGCCCGACTGGGCCGACACCGCAGACGCGCAAGTGGTGGCGAAGCTCCGCGCCGCAGGCGTTGAACCGGAGGGCTACGTCGTGCCCACCTACGCGGCGGTCGAGATCGCGCTGGCGGCAATGGCCGCGGCGGAAGAATCCGACGCGACGATCGCCGGATCGCTCGCGGGCGGAACTTTTTCCAGTGCGCTGGGGGACGTTCGTTTCGACGCGAAAGGCGACTGGACGGGGAACCCGTACAGGCTGTTCAGCTATGGCGGCAACGAATTCGTACCAGTGGAGTGAGGGACAGAATGGTGCAACGGACCGGTCCGCGTAACGCCCTGACCGACGTGGCAGGGTTGCGCGTTGCGAACGCGCACGATCCGGTCCTGCGCTCAGGTGTTACCGCCGTGCTGTGCGATCGGCCGACGGTTGCGGCGGTGCAGGTGCTCGGCGGTGCGCCAGGCACGCGGGAGACCGACCTGCTGGAGCCGCACAACGCGGTCGAGACGGTGGACGCGATCGTTCTGTCGGGCGGCTCCGCCTTCGGGCTGGATGCGGCTTCAGGGGTGCAGGCGTTGCTGCGCGAGAAAGGCGTCGGAATCAAGGTGCGCGGCCTGTCCATACCGATCGTGCCGGCCGCCATCCTGTTCGATCTGGTGAACGGCGGGAACAAGGACTGGGGCAGATACCCGCCCTATCGCGACCTCGGCTACGAAGCGGCCGATGCCGCGGCGGAAGCATTCGCCACCGGCTCGGCCGGGGCGGGCTACGGCGCGCTCACCGCCGGGCTGAAGGGCGGACTGGGGACTGCTTCGACGCTGACGAAGGACGGCATCACGGTCGCGGCGCTGGTTGCGGTGAACGCCGTCGGATCGGCGACTGTCACCGATACGCCGAACTTCTGGGCCGCGCCGTTCGAGATCGACGGCGAGTTCGGCGGTCTCGGGCTGCCTTCACCCATGCCGATCGACGCCGCGGACGTGCGGTTGAAATTCCGCGACGGCAATGCGCCGGCCGCTAACACCACGATCGCGGTGATCGCGACGGACGCGGCACTGACCAAAGCGGCGGCGAAGCGGCTGGCGATGGCCGCGCATGACGGTTTCGCCCGCGCGCTGTGGCCCGCGCACACGCCGGCCGACGGCGACCTTGTCTTCGCGCTTGCCACCGGTGCGGCAGAAAGGGCGCCACAGGGCGACGAGATGATAGAGATTTGCGCGGCCGCCGCTTCGACCATGGCGCGCGCGATCGCCCGCGGCGTCCACGACGCGACCGCGACCGAGGGCGACTTGTTGCCGGCATGGTCGCAGCGCGTGCGGGCAAGCCGCGGCGAATCCTGATAGGCTTAGAACGCCTTCCTGGGACCGACCGCCCTAACCGGAGATCGACGATGACACGCCTGCTGACCGCGCTGCTTTTCTTCTTCCCGATCCTCGCTGGTGGAGCCGCGCATGCGGGGAATGTATCGGAGCTGGAAATCCTCGGCTTCAGCTCCGACGGCTCGATCTTCGCCTTCGAGGAGTACGGCATCCAGGACGGCTCGGGCTTTCCCTACGCCAACCGGTTCTACGTCGACGTCGCATCCGACAGCTTCGTGACGGGCACGCCGATCCGCATCCTACTGCAGGACGAAAGTGCGACCTTGCGCGATGCCCGCGCCCAGGCGCGGGCGCCCGGCCAATCCATCGTCTCGGATGCCGAACTCATGGCCAACCGGGGCTACACGGCCGGCGCAAACGCGATCACCGAGCTTTCGGCCGATCCGTTCCGGATGAATGTAAACCCGCGCCCGGTCATCCCGCCGGTCGACGACCCGATCGAGTTCCGGCTGGAGGAGTTCAATCTCGATGCGCAAGGGTGCGAGAACCTCGGCCCGACAATGGGTTTCCGGCTGCTCCGCGTCGATCTCAGACAGGACGGGTCCGTTTCGCTCGTGCATGAAGACGAATCGATCCCGCAGAGCCGCAACTGCCCTCTGGGCTATCGGCTCGGCGCCGTCCAAACCATCCATCCGGATGCCGGAGCGCCGTCCTATGCCGTGTTGATCGCAATCGAGAGCTTCGGGTTCGAAGGACCGGATTACCACTGGATCGCGGTCACCGGCCGGCTTTGAGGGCACGTCGAATATCCGCGCCGGCAGTTCCGGAGTTCGCAGTGCCGCCATCGCCCCGTTCGTGGACCTCCGCGGTCCTTCATCTGGTCATCGAGTCGATCGTCTGGAGCGGCCTGATGGCAGCGAGCGCGGCGTTCTCAGTTTGGCGCTACGATTGGCAAGACGGCATGGCGATCTTATCCGTCGCGGTGCTCTTTGCCCTCGGCGGCGTGCTCGCCTATGCGCCCGCGATCGTGGCGGCGGGGTTCGTTGCCGGCAAGCGGCGGCCCGAGACCCGGTTCGCCACCTATCTGGTCGCGCTCGCTACCGCCACGATCGGCGCCACGGCGCTGCTTTTCGGGCTCTACTACCGTTCCTACTATGCGGAATGGCACGGCCCGGCCTTGTCCGTCGAGTGGACGTATCAACTGGTCTTCACGGTGGCGGCGGCCGTCTACCATTTCTGCGTCCTCGGCATCCGGCTGTTCCTGCCGATCGGATTTCCGGCCCTGCTGGCCGTTTCCCTGTGGTATGGCGCCCGGGCGCGTTGAGCGCATCGCGATCGTCTGCTAGAGCGGCGCGTACCGCCCGAAAAACTGGGAATGAACGCATGATCCCGCGCTACTCGCGGCCCGAGATGGTCGCTCTCTGGTCTCCCGAGACGAAGTTCCGGATCTGGTTCGAGATCGAGGCGCATGCCTGCGACGCGCTTGCCGAAATCGGCATCATTCCGCAAGAAGCCGCCCGCACGATCTGGGAGAAAGGAGGCAGCGCGGAGTTCGACGTCGCGCGCATCGACGAGATCGAACGCGAGACAAAGCACGACGTCATCGCCTTCTTGACGCACCTCGCCGAGATCGTGGGGCCCGACGCCAGATTCGTGCACCAGGGCATGACCTCGTCGGACGTCCTCGACACCTGCTTCAACGTGCAGCTCGCGCGCGCTTCCGACCTTCTGCTTTCCGACGTGGACGGCCTTCTGGCGGCGCTTAAGGAGCGCGCCTTCGAACACAAGGACACGATCACCATCGGCCGCTCGCACGGCATCCATGCCGAACCCACCACGTTCGGCGTGAAGCTGGCGCAGGCCTATGCCGAGTTCGACCGCTGCCGGTCCCGCCTCGTGGCGGCGCGCGAGGAGATCGCCACCTGCGCGATCTCGGGCGCTGTCGGCACGTTCGCCAACATCGATCCGCGCGTGGAGGAGCACGTCGCGGAGAAGATGGGGCTGAAGCCAGAGCCGGTCTCCACGCAGGTCGTGCCGCGCGACCGCCACGCCATGTTCTTCGCCACGCTCGGCGTTGTCGCGTCTTCCATCGAGCGGCTGGCGATCGAGATAAGGCACTTGCAGCGGACCGAGGTGCTCGAGGCGGAAGAGTATTTTTCGCCGGGCCAGAAGGGCTCCTCCGCCATGCCCCACAAGCGCAATCCCGTGCTGACGGAGAACCTGACGGGGCTCGCGCGCATGGTGCGCTCGTATGCCCTGCCGGCGATGGAAAACGTGGCGCTTTGGCACGAGCGCGACATCTCGCATTCCTCAGTCGAGCGCATGATCGGGCCGGACGCGACCATCACGCTCGACTTCGCCCTGGCGCGGCTCACCAACGTGGTGGAGAAGCTCGTCGTCTATCCCGACAACATGCTGAAGAACATGAACAAGTTCAGCGGACTCGTCCATTCGCAGCGGGTGCTGCTGGCGCTGACCCAGGCCGGCGTTTCACGCGAGGATTCATACCGCCTCGTCCAGCGCAACGCGATGAAGGTGTGGGAAAAAGGCAAGGACTTCCTCGAAGAACTGCTCTCGGACGAAGACGTGCGCGCCGCGCTTCCCGAGGACGTCATCCGCGAGAAATTCGATCTCGGCTATCACACCAAGCACGTGGACACGATTTTCCGCCGCGTCTTCGGCGCTGTCTGACGCGGGGGAACGGAACGCGCAAGCCCGCGTTTCCAGCCATCGGAGGGGCCACGGAGGCCAGCGATGGCGAAGTACGAACATGATTTCGAGGAGCAGCAGCCCGGCATCACACGCTACGTGGTGTGGGCGCTGGCAATTTGTCTCGCGGTCGGCGGGTTTCTCTACGCAGATGGATACTTCGACGAGATCGTCGAGCAGACCACGGAAGCACCGAACCCGCCCACCGACGCAGGCTGATATCTGATCGCGGCGCATCCTGCTTGCAGCCGAAAAGGCGGGTCGCTACATGGGCGGCCATGAAAGCCAAGGACGCCGACATCCTCATCATTCCAGGCTACACCAATTCCGGAGCGGACCATTGGCAAAGCCGTTGGGAGGCCAAGCTCTCGACGGCCCGGCGGGTCGAACAGGCGGAATGGTCGAAGCCGGTGCGCGAGGACTGGACGGCGGCCGTAGCGGAGGCTGCCAATTCGGCCGACAGACCGGTCGTGCTGGTCGCGCATTCGCTGGGCATCCCGACCGCCATCCACGCTCTTCCCGAGATTCGCAAGCCGGTGGTGGGCGCATTCTTCGTGGCACCGCCCGACGTGGCGAACTCCAACATCCGTCCCAAGCATCTGATGACGTTCGGGCCCTACCCGCGCGACCCCCTGCCCTTTCCCTCAGTTGTGATCGCCAGCCGCAACGACGCGTTCTGCGATTTCGACGTGGCGGAAGACATCGCCGCCGCTTGGGGATCGCTTTTCATCGACGCGGGCGCGGCGGGCCACATCAACGCCGAGGCAGGCTTCGGTCCGTGGCCTGAGGGATCGATGGTGTTTGCGCGGTTCCTGTCGCGGTTGAGGGCGGGTTGAGCTCTTAGCCGAGGCTGTCGCGCGCCTCCTGGATCAGCGTTGCCGAGCCGGCCGCGATGACGCGGTGTTCAGACGCGATCGCCTGGAAGCGGAAGCCCATCTGCGAGAAGCGGCCGACCATGTTCGTGTTGGTGATGTAGATCGCCGCCACCTTGCCGGCGGCCGCGGTGCGCTGCCCGATGTCGGCCAGCGTCTCCATCATGTCCTCGCGGGTCGGGTCGATCGCGGCCCCCTTGGTCCAGGCGATGGAGAAATCGGACGGGCCCACGAAGATGCCGTCGATGCCCGGCGTCTCGAGGATGCCGTCGAGGCAGTCGAGCGCCTGGCGAGTCTCGACCATAGCGAAGGCGATGGTGCGGGTGTTGGCGTTGAGCAGCCATTCCTGGGCGTTCCTGACGGCACTGCGCGGAAGCGCGAAGGTGGGACCCCAGGAGCGCTCGCCGAGCGGCGGATACTTCATCGCCCCGGCGAAGGCCTTGGCATCCGCCACCGAGTTGACCATCGGGGCGATGACGCCCTCGGCGCCGAAATCGAGCGCGCGGCTCGCCATGTCGAACCGGCCGACCGGTATCCTGACCAGCGGGTGACTGCCAGCCCTCAGGATGGCCGGAATACTGCGCAGGACGCTGTCCTCGTGATGCCCGCCATGCTGCATGTCGAGCGTGACCGCGTCGAAGGCCTGGCCCGCCATGATCTCGACGGTCAACGGGTCCGGAACGCCCGACCATGCGGTGAAGACCGTTTCCCCCTCGTTGAGCCGCTCCAGAAGCGTCTTCATCGGTATCGTCCCTCCATGCGATCGAACGGCATGTAATCAGAGCGGCCGCGGCCTAAAAAGCAAAAAACCGCCCGGCGGGCGGTTTTCCGGTTGCGCCAGAGCGCGGCGCGTCACGCCTTGCTGACCTGCTCGGCGGCGACGACCAGCAGTTCGTCCATCGTGCGGCGGATCTGGTGGTCTGACTGCTCGACGCCGGCGGCGTCGAAATCGCCACGAACCTTGCGGAAGACGTCCTCGTCGCCGGCTTCCTCGAAATCGGCTTTCACCACCTCGCGAGCATATGCGTCGGCATCGTCGCCGGACTTGCCTAGCTTCTCGGCCGCCCAAAGCCCCAGCAGCTTGTTGCGGCGGGCCATCGACTTGAACTTCAGCTCCTCGTCATGGGCGAACTTGTTCTCGAAAGCGTCCTTGCGGCTCTTAAGATTGTCCATGGTGCATGCCTCCGGCCAGGGATCGATTCTCGTGCGGTTCCAATATGGCGACGCGGTCGACAAATCAAAAGGATTCGCTCGGGTCAATCGCAGTGTTCCGACGGGAGCGCGGCAAATGGCCCCCGCACCCGCGACGCAGCGACGAGTGGTGGACGGCCGGAGCGATTGCCATTGAGAAGCGGGCGCAAGTGCGCTAGAGACCGGCTTCGAGTTACCGAAAGGGCGAATACCCCGCCCCACGACCGGTCCCCGTTTCACCAGAAGGACCAGAGCAACCCATATGAACCGTCGCCGCCGCATATACGAAGGCAAGGCCAAGATACTCTACGAGGGCCCGGAGCCGGGAACGCTGGTCCAGTTCTTCAAGGACGATGCCACCGCCTTCAACAAGAAGAAGCATGAGGTGGTCGACGGAAAGGGTGTGCTCAACAACCGCATTTCCGAGCACATCTTCACGCATCTGAACCGGATGGGCATCCCCACGCACTTCATCCGCCGGCTCAACATGCGCGAGCAGCTGATCAAGGAAGTCGAGATCATCCCGCTCGAGATCGTCGTCCGCAACGTCGCGGCGGGATCGTTGTCGAAGCGGCTCGGCATGGAGGAAGGCACCGTCCTTCCGCGCTCGATCATCGAATTCTACTACAAGGCCGACGCTCTCGACGATCCGATGGTGTCAGAAGAGCACATCACCGCTTTCGGATGGGCGTCGCCGCAGGAGATCGACGACGTGATGGCGCTCGCCATCCGCGTCAACGACTTCCTCTCCGGCCTCTTCCTTGGCGTCGGCATCCAGCTCGTCGACTTCAAGATCGAATGCGGCCGGCTCTTCGAAGGCGACATGATGCGCATCGTGGTCGCCGACGAGATATCGCCGGATTCCTGCCGCCTGTGGGACGTCTCCACGAACGAGAAGCTCGACAAGGACAGGTTCCGCCGCGACATGGGTGGCCTCGTCGAAGCCTACCAGGAAGTCGCACGGCGCCTCGGCATCATGAACGAGAACGAGCCGCCGCGCCCGACCGGTCCGGTACTGGTGTCGACGGACGGCGGAGCCAACAACGGCAAGGGCCGCGGCAAGCCGCACTGATCCGCGGCATCGGAAATTCGCCAGGACAAGGATTGGGGGCAGTGATCAAGGCGCGAATCACCGTCACGCTGAAGAACGGCGTGCTCGACCCTCAGGGAAAGGCCATCGAAGGAGCGCTCGGTGCGCTTGGCTTCGAGGGCGTCGGCCATGTTCGGCAGGGAAAAGTCTTCGACGTCGAACTCGAAGGCTCAGATACGGCGAAGGCCGAGGCTGACCTGAAAGCCATGTGCGACAAGCTTCTGGCGAACACGGTGATCGAGAACTATAGTATCGCCATAGCATGAGGCCGCCGGTTCCATACCAGGTCAAGGAAGAGGCTGCGTCACTCAGGCTGTCTATGACGGGGATCCAGACGGACGCGCACGATATCTGCGGCATGCTGGCGCAGCACGACGGGTGGATCGAACCGCGGCTGGAGTTGCGCAAGCTAGCCGAGCCCCGGCGGCCCCTGGAGTCCTGAAACGGCCGCGTCTATTGCCCTGTCCCATTGATTGCATGGACTTTGTCACTGATGAAATCAGCCGTCGTCCTCCTCCCCGGCCTCAACCGCGACCGCGACATGATCGCGGCCCTGACCAAGGTTTCCGGAACGCCGCCTGTCACGGTCTGGCAGACGGACACGGAGATCCCGGACGTCGATCTCATCGTCATCCCCGGTGGGTTCTCTTACGGCGACTACCTGCGCTGCGGAGCGATCGCGGCTCGAATGCCGGTCATGCGCGCCGTGGCCGAGAAGGCCCGGCAGGGCGTCATGGTGATGGGCGTGTGCAACGGCTTCCAGATCCTGCTCGAAGCCGGACTGCTGCCGGGCGCCCTGATGCGCAACACCTCGCTCAAGTTCGTCTGCCGCGAGGTGAAGCTCGAGGTGGCGAACACCGACACGCCTTTCACGCGCGCCTATCAGCCAGGCCAGATCATCCGCTGCCCCGTGGCGCATCATGACGGCAACTACTTCGCCGACGCCGAGACGCTGGCGCGTATCGAAGGTGAAGGCCAGGTGGTCTTCCGCTATGCCGAAGGCACCAACCCCAACGGTTCGATCAACGACATCGCCGGGATCGTCGACTCCCGCGGCAACGTTCTTGGCCTCATGCCGCATCCCGAAAACCTGATCGAGGCCGCCCACGGCGGCAAGGACGGGCGCGGGATCTTCGAATGCGCACTTGGAATCGCCGCATGATCCTCCAGATGCAGCGGAACGCCCAGGACACCGGACCTGAACATTGAGCATCGCCGAAGCTGACAAAGCCGAGACCGAAAAAGCCACGGCGACGACCCGTCATGTGGTTCGCGAGGGGTCATCAAGGCGCGGACTGTTCTCGGAGGCGTTTGGCGACATCGGCGCGGCCCTGAAGCGCCGTCGTGTCTGGGTTGCACTCGCCTCGGAGGACATTGGAGAAGGTTTCCGGCGCTCAACGCTGGGTCCGATCTGGCTCCTGATCAACTTCCTGCTGTTCCTCGGCATCCTCATCGTTATCATGGGACGCTTCGCCGAAGTGCCGAACTACCCGGCCTTCGTGGCCAGCGGTCTTATGGTCTGGCTCTACATCTCGGAGATTCTCGGAGAGGGCTGCGGGATATTCACCCGCGAGGAGGGTTTCATAAAGGGCACGGTGCTGCCGCTTTCCGTCTACGTCCTGCGCCAGACCATGCGCTCCGTCATCCGCGGCGGCTACATGCTTGCTGGCGCGGCACTCGTGTTGCTGTTGACTGGTGCCATACCGACGACGACGTGGCTGACCTCGCTCGCCGGTATCGTCGTGCTCGTTTTAACGGCGCCGCCCGTGATCATCCTGCTCGGCATCCTCGGCGTGGTTTTTCCCGACATCCAGTTTTTCATGGGAAATATCATCCGCATCGGGTTCTTCGTCACGCCGATCTTCTGGTCCAAGCCAAGCGAGTTCGGGATGCGGGCGCTGCTTTATCACTGGAAT
This region includes:
- a CDS encoding ABC transporter permease gives rise to the protein MSIAEADKAETEKATATTRHVVREGSSRRGLFSEAFGDIGAALKRRRVWVALASEDIGEGFRRSTLGPIWLLINFLLFLGILIVIMGRFAEVPNYPAFVASGLMVWLYISEILGEGCGIFTREEGFIKGTVLPLSVYVLRQTMRSVIRGGYMLAGAALVLLLTGAIPTTTWLTSLAGIVVLVLTAPPVIILLGILGVVFPDIQFFMGNIIRIGFFVTPIFWSKPSEFGMRALLYHWNPFTYYIDIVRTPIIFDAVPLDSWAMVGLMSAGLWIAAILALGYYRRRIVFMI